The genomic DNA CTCAGACACACTACACAAAAATATTTGGATTGGAAAACAAGGGTAGTAGTTTTCTAAGATTCTGGTCAGAACCCTCTGCAATCACATATGGACCCCGATAAACTAATGAAGGATCCTCAAACCATATATCCATGTAAAACTCAGTTATTTGTTATTGAGATTTCGAGGAGACCTCGATATCAGAGTATAGCTGGGAAAAACACCAGGCTGCCGACCAATTCAGCGGAATGGGGAAGACTCTCGACCAAAATGGCATGGTCAAACCAAAAGCTACTAAGAAATCTCAATAAGTAGTCAAATTGAAAATAACTTAGCAATCACGATTCACGAGTTCCACAATATTAACGATACCCAAAAAAGTACCCAAGTCCAATACAACGAAATCTCAAATCAACTCAAATAATCAACATGAGACAAAGCCAGACCCTTTGtcatcattaaaaataaaataaattcaaagcCGACTCGCTTATTTAaactaaaaaggaaaaaattgcTCAAACTTATAAGGAACCTACAAatctttcatttgtttttctgTTTTATAAATCAGAAAATACATATGTATACATTCTCGAGTAAGGTCGGTCCCGTTTCTTGAACCCTAAAACCGACCCATGAACCAAAcatactgaaaaaaaaaaaaaacttctcgAATTTGTAAATGGCTTGAGCAGGGTCGGGTTTTTTCGGATCTCAAgggttttttattattattattattatatatactaacACCTCTACATGGCCTGGCCAGTGGCCATGACTGAAAATTTGgggcaaagaaagaaaaataattgccatgaaaatgaataataacGATAAAGAGGTAAAGTTGTGTAAGGAAATGGACATCACGCGCCTCGAGGAGCAGAGCACTGCCTGCTTCAGACAATCACATTGACTCcgtctccctctctctctctctctctctctctctctcaatatTTACTTCTCCATTTTCGTTTTTCTCCAATCTCTTCACTGCTCTCTGTTCCATACCCTACTCCTCTCTTCGTCTCTGTGTCTCGCTTCATTTCTCGCTTTGCTTcgaagagagaagagagaataGGCAGGGGAGCTCTGTTTCCATGGCGATGCGGACGGCCATCTCCAGCAGGATCCTCTCCCGGGCCGCCCTTCCCGGAGCTCGGTCCATGTCCTCCTGGTGGCGCAGCGTCGAGCCCGCTCCCAAGGACCCGATACTCGGCGTCACTGAGGCCTTCCTCGCCGATCCCAGCCCCGATAAAGTGAATGTCGGCGTCGTAAGTGATCGCAAATCAAACCGCTTTCTTTGCTTTTTCCCTCCTCTGCTTTTCGATGTCTCCTATGTCGTCGCCTAAAATTCTCTTGAGCCGAAATTCGACCGAACCGCGTGGAGACTTATTATGGGCAATAAACAGGTCACATATGATTCTCTCGTTTTCTGGTTTTCCTACGAAAATGAAAACTGAAAACGCCTTTCTATTTCCTATTCTTCCGAACGCTGTCTGTGTGCTGTTCCGGTCTTGCACTCTGTTAATGTTCGTCTTTTGTAGTGTGATTTTGGTTTTTTGATCATCGAAGGGGGCGTATCGAGATGATAATGGAAAGCCGGTTGTTCTCGAATGTGTTAGAGAAGCTGAAAGAAGAATCGCTGGTAACTTGAAGATGTAAGCATCTTATTTCACTAATAGCTGCGCAAAACATGGATTTTTCCTTGCTTGTTGCGACAGTCTATAGCGGTCCCAtggaattttcctttttatccTTCAGCagtcacttttttttcttgctcGTTGAAGGGGATCAGGATTCCATGCCTTTTTCGGTGTAATGAGTATTCTTTGTTCACTTTTGATAAGTGACAGTGACACCACTTTTAATGATGCTCGATTCCACTATGCGATGATGGAAGTCATTCAGTTGATCTTACTAAAAGTGAAAGACTAAATGAATTCCATGAGAGATATCATGTCAAGAGGATAACCAACTCTCTGTTAGCATGCTGAGAGTCTTTCTTGATGGGAGTTTCAGGTCGGGTCCTACATAACTAGTTTGAGAGTTCTTTCATAGGCATATAGTGCCTTCTGTGTAAATTCACTGGATATGGACGACATTTATTTGCCACATATGCATTTGGGGAAGATGTAATATTCTCCAAGATCTAAATTGAGTAAACACTTGGATATTAATGTTTTCTGCTGACAGGGAATATCTCCCGATGGGCGGTAGCGTGAATATGGTGCAAGAAACACTGAAGCTAGCTTATGGGGAGAACTCCGAGTTCATCAAGGACAAAAGAATAGCAGCAGTGCAATCTCTCTCAGGGACTGGTGCATGTCGACTTTTTGCGGATTTTCAGAAGCGATTTCGTCCTGAttcccaaatatatataccaGTGCCGACCTGGGCAAAGTGAGCTCACTAGTGGCTTTTAAGATTGCATCAATCAAGAAACAGTTATTGACAACTAAGTCCTTTAATATGAACTGTAACAGCCACCATAATATCTGGAGAGATGCTCAGGTTCCACAGCGGTCATATCATTACTATCTTCCAGAGACAAGGGGGTTAGATTTTGCGGCATTGATGGATGATGTGAAGGTAATCTCTTGTCTACTTAACGTCTGGATAGCTTGCTTACTCCACCTTCTTCCTTTTCGTATATTCTCTGTAAACAGATAGTTTTTGTGCATCATGTATATTGCTCTAAATTGCATATGGATTTTCCACAGAACGCTCCCGACGGCTCTTTCTTTTTACTGCATGCTTGTGCTCATAATCCTACTGGGGTGGATCCCACAGAAGTGCAATGGAGAGAAATCTCATATCAATTTAAGGTACATATTTGTTACCCCAACTCCCTCATACCAAAGAAGAAATTCGACTCCTTTTGCACTCATGTAGAGCGACTATTTTCAGGTCAAAGGTCATTTTGCCTTTTTTGATATGGCATATCAAGGTTTTGCTAGTGGCGATCCAGAGAGAGATGCAAAGTCGATCAGAATTTTCCTCAATGACGGCCATTTTATAGGAATTTCCCAATCGTATGCCAAAAATATGGGTCTCTATGGACAGAGGGTGGGATGCCTCAGGTAAATGCCTGTTATGCAATCATGAATTGACGATGAGATTAGTAGTGACAGTTAAGCTGGGGCTTATAGAGTGTTTAACTTTGCTTCTTAAATATTGTTGAAAATGGAGGAAGACTAAAGTGATTACTTTCATTTGATGCTGCCAAAGCATCATATGAATCTGAATCTCTCGGTTTCTTCTtctaaaattgaattttatcaCTTGCTATATTCTGGAGGTTAATGGTTTTACAAATATGCATCGGTTAGGAAATTCCAAAGTATCAATTAGGAAATTCAAAATGGAACAACTTCTTTCTTGCCATAAAGTGAATCGATTTCTGTCAGAGAAGCAATTTGATATGCTGGAATATAATGGATAATTTTTGTTACGCAGTGTGCTATGTGAAGATGAAAAGCAAGCCGTGGCAGTCAAAAGCCAATTGCAGCAGCTTGCAAGACGAATGTACAGTAACCCTCCTCTCCATGGTGCGCTCATTGTTTCCACTATTCTTGGGGATCCAGACTTGAAGAAATTGTGGCTCAAGGAAGTGAAGGTAAGCAACTCAACACAGTCCTCTACCATGAAAAGGTGGTACAATAAGTAGATGCTCTCAGAAACGCTTTGTCTTGTGATGAGATCTGGATGAAGGGCAGGAGCTACAGGGCCAAGTGAATATACTTGATCATGCTATTTACATATGGTTGTTCTTGTTGATCTCGACCTAGTTGATATATTTGCTGCGACAGAATTCTGAGAGCTTAAATGTGTTGCGTTATGATATTATGGAAGTAGTTTCTTCTGGGGCACTTACCTAGTCCAAGGCTTTTGGTATCCCAACATCAAATGAATGGACCAAATAAAAACTTTCTTTTGGAGGGCAAATAAAGTAAAtgtgacaattttttttcgctTCAGGTGATGGCTGATCGGATCATTGGGATGCGGACTGCCCTGAGAGAGAGCCTTGAAAAGCGGGGTTCAACCTTATCATGGCGGCACATTACTGATCAGGTAGACTGGAGTTGTCTTCTCCTCATTAATTTGTTACCCTTCTTTTACTGCTGTTCTCATCTAATCTGAAGgttgttttttttctcccaTCACAATCTGGTCCCTGCAAACAGATTGGCATGTTCTGCTACAGCGGTTTGACTCCTGAACAAGTTGATCGCTTGACGAACGAATATCACATTTACATGACTCGTAATGGCCGTATCAGGTATTATTCCCCTCATATGTACTTCTTTCATGGCCACTCTAAATTGGTCCAATACACAAGACTCTGTCACTATCTCAGATACTAACACGTGAAATCCGGATACAGTATGGCTGGAGTCACAACAGGAAATGTCGGCTATCTAGCAAATGCGATCCATGAGGTCACAAAATCTGCTTAGAGGCTCGTTATTCAACTATACCTATTTAATGAGGTATGAAATTGTGGCACGGCATCGAGAACTTTATCATTTGCTCTATTTATATGGGCTTCATGAGACTAGAGTAAAGACGTGAATAATGGGCATCATCATAATTCTTGTCTGCTCCAAGTTTATGATGTTTCTTTCAGGGTCATTGGAGACGGTGTTTGTTGGAGCAAAATTTGATATCATGCTGAGAATATCTTGTGAGGAAACTCTCGGattagttttttaaaaaatgagaaTAAAGAAGCAGGCCATTCTTGTTATTGTTCTTTTGGAGGTGATGAGAGTAGATGTTGTTGCTGGCAAAGGGACCGGTTTCCATCTTGGTTGCTTGTATGCTCAATCAAGAACCATGAGATTTAACTGCTTTGATATCAAATTGGTTGAGTGTTGAGAAAACAACGCGGATCGAAAATCTTTGGCTCATCGCACATCGGTGACTCGGGGATCAGGAATGGGGGCTGGTGGACGAATGTGCACCTATGATTCAGTCTAAACTCAGCCCGGACTTGTCTGTCTTAGGCCCATAAGATCATGCTAAGTTCAGAAAAACTAGGCCGCCCTATCATGTTTTAAGGCTAAAAGTGTTGACACCCTCTACGCCATGGCCCAGCCTGACCGTCTATCGTCATACTGGCAAACTATCTTAGACGCCCTAGCAGGCCTCCATTAGATCGTTGTCATTGGCCCGCAACACTTCCGCATGTTCCTTCGTATCTCCAACATCCGCTGTCCTCCCGCATGTTCCTTCGTATCTCCAACATCCGCTGTCCTCCGGGTTTTTATCGAGCCTAGCTTAGCCAGTGGTCAGAGCTCAAATGTCTCGGACTCGCAGACCTTAGAGCTTGAATTAACTGACGGCTTTCACTGCAGTGTCGCGACTTTACTCCTTGCAAGAATCTCAACGGTTTCCTACCCCGGTCCTTGAAAGTCACAGTTTTCTCATCCGCCTTGAGCGTTTAGGCTTAGTCAGAGGATGACAAGCTCATAACATAAACAAAGCAAACAGTTGTCCGCTATCTTTCACTCATCAGAGGACAGGCTGTCCTGCCCAAGTCAAAGTCAAAAGTCAAACCATGTCTCCAGTGCTAGCACAATTAGTGAACGTAACAGAGCACATGCCCCCCACGCGGCCGGATATCTGCTCATCACAATGCCCCGCGGTAAGGATATTACAGTACCCGCCGAGTGATTATTCACTCTGAAGCATCCCAGATCAGCTTCCCCAGGACCAGCTTGAGATACTCAAGAGGACAAGAAGATTATGCCAAAGTGACAAAGGGAGACTCGCAATAACGACAGGCATGCAAGAGTCGGGAAACCTCTTACGGGTGTTCGACAATAGTGAGTAGAGAAAAGACAGATGGTGAATTCATATTCATAGGAGAATGAAAAGTGCAAGCCACAAACTAATTTAAATGAGCTACAAGAGCTCTTTGCTGGGTCTGTATAGAGCCCTACAAAGCTAGACATAAGTTGAATCGCATCATAATGCTCCCCTAGCCCTCTCTTTCtagaaccttttttttttttccataagtCATTGCAAATGTACAATAAAGACTTGTCTTTTTTAATAAAGCTAAAATTGCATAAACTTAAAAAGGCAAACATTATAGATTTAAGGATCGGAGACAGAAAGCCAGAGAACATGTGTACATCTTGCGGGGCGGGAAAGAACACTCGCTGATTGGGCTAACGACTTTCGTCACAATGGATCACAGATCGGGTCCTCACTTCCTTCCATTCAGCTTAGCAGATGATTCAGCACACTTCAGCAGTCCAACCTTTTCAAGTACCAACTGGATGCGGGAAGCCATTCATCCGCCGCAAATGCTCGGGTATCAGTCTGTTGATCAATTCTGGGTGAGCCCCAGTTAACTGCAAGCATACAAGAACAACAGAATCAGGGGATTTGATTGCCATTGCAATATATGACAGAAGTAGAATCTATTGAGTCAGTTCCCACAGGCACATGCTGCGATTTAAGCATTAGCAAAATGATAGAAGACGTACATCTTGCTTAAAGTTGAATAAGGGGGGCAATGGGCGACCATTTGGAAGGCGCACATTGGGTTCACGAAGCTCATCAAAGAAAGGATGTGCGCATGCTTCAAGCTGCAAAAGCAAAAACGAGCAGTTAGGCAAAAACAATAGGAAAAGCTCATGGTTGTAAACTGAAGATACACTTCCAATGGATAGATTAGCCCGCACACAAGCTAGAACATATTTATGATACTTCACCAAGATAAAGCAGATTTCAACTCACAGCAGTGCAGCGAAGACTTGGAGAATACTGAAGAAGCCTTGATGCAAGGTCAATCGCTTCAGGAGGCATCCTTTTGTGGAATATCTGGACACACAAGTATACCATGTAATTAGCAACAACAACAATTAATGAAGGATAAAAGAActggaaaagagaaagaaaataagtgAAATCTGGGAACATTCAGCTGTCAAGGGAAGACAATAAAGAAAGTCCCAGAGACTTTCCGCAACCACTAATTCTAGTAGAGAGTTCAATTTCAAGACGCGCTAAAGAGTTAAGGATGTGAATAATTACATCGAAGAGTCTAAGTATGGATTTACATTTTCACATACCAAACTGTCTTAACTCCAATCAAATGTCCGTTGCATTAAAGAGCTCACTAGCTCCTCTCTTTTCACCATATATGAATGCCATTTCCTATATATACCTCATCTTTTTGGAGACTATTACTATGCAAGATGACCGGTGAAGCTATCCTCCTATTTGAATTATCTAACAAAACCATGAAATAAGCACAAAACAAGGATGTTAGGACAGAACCATACTTTGTGCCAAGGATGAGCTTTTATCTGAGGAAATCTGAAATCGGTATAATTCGGATTCATGCATCGAATTTCTTCTCGAGTTGGGGTACCAAGAACCTGCAAGAAAGCAACCACAACATGGTTATCTCGTACCAAGAGTTGTATGattaaaatacaaataccaCCGGTAAGGCACCTTGATGATCTCCACGAGCTGGTCCACTGcattttctccaggaaacagTGGCtggaataaaaaatataatatgtgaAATGAAAGGAGAATTATGTTTAAATTAATACAGtctaatatataaagaatGTGAGTAGTACTCGTTGTCTTAACCCCTGACCTGACCCAAAAGAAGTTCGGCAAGAACACAACCAGCGGACCAGATATCGATCGACGTTGTATACTCTGTGGCACCAAATATGAGCTCTGGTGCCCTGTAGTAACGGGAACATATGTAGGAGATGTTTGCCTCCCCCTTGACCTGATTGAACAAAGACCAGTCCATCAGAAACAAGTTATTTAGATATAAACTGTTGGAAAATGAGGGATTAGGCAGAGAAATGTAGTCAAACAGCGTTAAACAAGTCACCACAAACATCCCTCTTAATTAGTCCATATCCAGCCAATTCACTAGtatttatttgtttctatAAAGAGAGATCTAGCTTGTGCAAAATAGGAATAGAAGTGTCGTTAAGGAAGTAAAGAAAGCTTTGACCATTTAAAGGATTGCTCGGAAAGGCCCGAACTCTAGATTCAACCTCATCATTGGCACCTTTCTTTTTGGCATAACTAATTTAAAAGAACCAAAGTAACAGCGCAGGGGCGTGGCCATACCAAAACCTTTGCACTTCCAAAGTCACAAATCTTGACCTGGTGGGTGAGGGGGTCGACCTGCATTTGGGGGGGAATTAAGGGAAAAAGTCTTTCATAAACGCCACAACCTgtgggaaaagaaaatcagatATATGATACAGAAGGGACAGTTATAAGTACCAAAAGGTTTTGTGGCTTCAAATCCCTATGACAAACTCCAGGAACAGTATGGATGTAAGCGAGTCCTCGAAAGATCTGCAAGGTTAATTCATTCAGTGCAAGTTCAAAAGGGGGAAGAGAGAGTTATCCTTAATAATGAAAGAACAATATCACGTACTTGGTATGTGTAAAGCTTGACATATATCAGAGGCATCCTCTGGTTCATACTATTGTAATGCTTCAGAACGCCATACATAGTTTCCGGGACATATTCCATCACTAAGTTCAGAAACAGCTCATCATTACTTGTTGTAGAGAAGAAGCAGTGCTTCAGGCTAACCACATTAGGGTGATCCATCAGGCGCAATAATTGCAGCTCACGGTTTTTGTACCGTCTATCCTGAAGGACCTTTTTTATAGCAAATGTCTCTCCAGTTTCCAAGCATTTTGCCTGAGAATAAGCAATGTAAGATAcacataatattttaaaaattacataaagaGGTTATCTGGGAATAGATATGCACCAGAAACACAATTCCAAATGATCCATTCCCGACAACGCGCTCTGCCATGTAACTGATGGTCTGCAAAACAGAATTGACGAAACAAACAGACAGAAATTGAGAGATCTCGCAGCCAAATACGGACAGTTTCAATTTTGGATTCACGTAATTAAAgtttttatcattttggaATAGAACGGGACAAAcaacatttaattttcaacCAGAACCGAAAATCATAATTAggaatatgaaaaaaagtttCCCAGTTTTcatacaagaaaaaaaattaaaagtagaGTCAATCTGTAGGGATGGAAGAAAATGCTACGAAATTTCCTATACCTGTTTGGGTTCTCCGTTTTTTCCTCCAATAGTAGTCGAGATAATCTGACCAGTGACAGCATTATTGCTCTCAATAACAGTTTGAGACATTTcctgaaattaaattacacaGTGTTCAGTCAAAACTACACAATGGACGTATGAAGAGTCAGCGTAAGATACTAGCTTTCGATCTATTACTCTCACAGAGAAATCTCAGCATCAGTTCACAACCTAATTGGACCGTCACTGAAGATGTGGGTGCGACCAAAATATTACACATACTAATCACATGTATAAC from Punica granatum isolate Tunisia-2019 chromosome 2, ASM765513v2, whole genome shotgun sequence includes the following:
- the LOC116195428 gene encoding aspartate aminotransferase, mitochondrial isoform X1, translating into MAMRTAISSRILSRAALPGARSMSSWWRSVEPAPKDPILGVTEAFLADPSPDKVNVGVGAYRDDNGKPVVLECVREAERRIAGNLKMEYLPMGGSVNMVQETLKLAYGENSEFIKDKRIAAVQSLSGTGACRLFADFQKRFRPDSQIYIPVPTWANHHNIWRDAQVPQRSYHYYLPETRGLDFAALMDDVKNAPDGSFFLLHACAHNPTGVDPTEVQWREISYQFKVKGHFAFFDMAYQGFASGDPERDAKSIRIFLNDGHFIGISQSYAKNMGLYGQRVGCLSVLCEDEKQAVAVKSQLQQLARRMYSNPPLHGALIVSTILGDPDLKKLWLKEVKVMADRIIGMRTALRESLEKRGSTLSWRHITDQIGMFCYSGLTPEQVDRLTNEYHIYMTRNGRISMAGVTTGNVGYLANAIHEVTKSA
- the LOC116195428 gene encoding aspartate aminotransferase, mitochondrial isoform X2, whose protein sequence is MSASEYLPMGGSVNMVQETLKLAYGENSEFIKDKRIAAVQSLSGTGACRLFADFQKRFRPDSQIYIPVPTWANHHNIWRDAQVPQRSYHYYLPETRGLDFAALMDDVKNAPDGSFFLLHACAHNPTGVDPTEVQWREISYQFKVKGHFAFFDMAYQGFASGDPERDAKSIRIFLNDGHFIGISQSYAKNMGLYGQRVGCLSVLCEDEKQAVAVKSQLQQLARRMYSNPPLHGALIVSTILGDPDLKKLWLKEVKVMADRIIGMRTALRESLEKRGSTLSWRHITDQIGMFCYSGLTPEQVDRLTNEYHIYMTRNGRISMAGVTTGNVGYLANAIHEVTKSA
- the LOC116195429 gene encoding shaggy-related protein kinase eta-like encodes the protein MASMPLGPHHHHHHQAAPPPHLGAQPDASRRPDPMQTDKEMSQTVIESNNAVTGQIISTTIGGKNGEPKQTISYMAERVVGNGSFGIVFLAKCLETGETFAIKKVLQDRRYKNRELQLLRLMDHPNVVSLKHCFFSTTSNDELFLNLVMEYVPETMYGVLKHYNSMNQRMPLIYVKLYTYQIFRGLAYIHTVPGVCHRDLKPQNLLVDPLTHQVKICDFGSAKVLVKGEANISYICSRYYRAPELIFGATEYTTSIDIWSAGCVLAELLLGQPLFPGENAVDQLVEIIKVLGTPTREEIRCMNPNYTDFRFPQIKAHPWHKIFHKRMPPEAIDLASRLLQYSPSLRCTALEACAHPFFDELREPNVRLPNGRPLPPLFNFKQDLTGAHPELINRLIPEHLRRMNGFPHPVGT